ATTTTTTCATAGGTGAGGGGACGGGGGTTAGTCGCCCCCTCCTACTCGATGTCTGACGCGTGTTAGAATAGAACGGAGACAGAAAGCATGGACGAGAAAGAGGTTGTGGAGGATGTTCGCCTCAGACAAGAGAAACATTATTGTTATCGGCTTTATGGGTACAGGCAAATCCACTGTTGGTGCATCGCTGGCCAAACGTATGGGCTGGACATGGGTGGATACGGATCAGAGGATTGAGGCGGAAGAGGGCCGGCCGATCAGCGAGCTGTTTGAAAAAGAAGGGGAAAACTATTTTCGGCAGCGGGAGACAGCGATCCTGCAATCGGTACTGAAAAACCGTTGTCAAGTGGTTACCACAGGCGGCGGGATTGTCTTGTCCCCTCTCAACCGCCAACTGATGAGGGAGAACGGATGGGTGGTGGCTCTGACAGCCAGCGCGGACGAGATTGTGCGCCGTCTTGCGGGGGATGCGACGCGCCCCCTCTTGCGCGGCTCGTTGGAGGAGCGGGTCAGAAGGCTGCTCAAGGAACGGGACGGATTATACGATTTTGCCCATTTCAAAGTCGACACGACGGGAAAAACGATTGAAGATGTGACAGCCGAAATCGAGAAGGCGCTGGCCCAGGTGTTTGGCCAATGATCAGACCCTGGCACAGATTGCCACCCAATCATCCAGCCTTTCATCTTCAAAGCGTCGGAATCCTGCCTGCTCTAACGCCACCAAGACCTCTTCCTTTTTCGCGGCGATGATCCCGGAGGCGATAAAGCAGCCGCCTGCCTTCAGGCGCGCCGGAACAGCGGATGCCAAGCGGATAATCACTTCCGCGATGATGTTGGCGACCACCACATCATAGTTCCCCTTCACATCATCCAGAAGATTGTTTTGCCTGACCTCAATCCGGTCGGCAAGGTGGTTCAGGCGTGCATTTTGACGCGTTGCCTCCACTGCCACTTCATCCAGATCGAGGGCCAAAACCTTTTTGGCACCCAGCTTGGCTGCCACGACACTGAGAATGCCGCTGCCGCATCCGATATCTACCACTTCGTGACCCGTTTGCACGTGTTTTTCCAGGGCACGAATGGAGAGGATGGTGCTGGGATGGGATCCCGTTCCAAACGCCATGCCCGGATCCATTTCAATGACCAATTCCTTTTCGTGCTTTCGGGTGTACGGTTCCCAAAGGGGCTTGATCGTAATGCGTTCTGTGATCGCAAGCGGTTTGTAATATTTCTTCCATTCATTTTCCCAGTCGGCCTGGCTGATTTTGACGACGCTAAGCTGCTTGGGTCCCAAGGAGAGGCCGTGCTCTTGCAAAGCCAAAAATTCTCTTTGGATGGCTTGAATTTTATCTTCAAGCGAAGGGGTATCGGGGAGATACGCTTTGATGATCACGCCCTCATCCGGGAAGTCATTTGGTTCCAACTGATAGATTTCCCCAAACCTGTCTTCCCACGATCGATCCAGTGCCGCCGAATCCTCGATGACCACCCCATTTACTCCCGCCTCATGGAAGATGTTGGCCACCGCTTCAGAAGCTTCCGCTGATGTATGTATGCGAATTTCCGCCCATTTCATCTCCACCCACCCCTTCTCCCGGCTCTTGATCTCCATTTATGTTATGCTGCGGATCACTTTTCGTCACTTCACCTACCTAATTATGTCACATGACCAGCTTCCCGGACAATGGAATAAAATCGAGGCTTTTGCCCATCCTGATCCTAAGATGCAATCCAAGGAACAGGAGGGGCATGCAATGTCTTGGGAGGAGTACCTGACATACCTGTCTTCCCGTTGGGCGAACCGGTATACGTTGAAGGAAGCACAAGAGGAGGACGGGCAACTGAAAATGGAGGAAAAGGAGCCGCTGCTGCAGTGGTGGTTCGGTTTGATTCCTTTTTCCGTCAAGTTGGCGTTTAACGGCAGACTGCGGCGTTTCCCGCGGTGAACGTTGTTGGATGTTTCGCTGTTCTTTGAAAGATGTTTCTTTGACATTTGATGGCCCCCAGGAACTTTGCCAATTTGACGGCCCTCAGGAACTTCGCCTGCGGGTTTTTTTCATTCCTTCATTGTTGTTGGGGCGACAGATAGAACAGACCGGCATTGATCAGGTCGATCTGGATGCGCGGCTCGTATTGCCATTTCACTTCGTCCAGTTGTTTTTGACAAGCTTGTTCGATTGCTTCAGGCGCGGTGGCTTGCGCCGGGTTATCCGGCTGGACGTTTCCCGTTCCGGAGGCATTTTTGTTCTCGTAATACTGTTTGAGGCGAGCCATTTCCTCTTCCATTCGCAATCTGGCATCGTCGGCCCAGGCGGTATCCTGGGACCGGACGTGCCGGTTCAGCCAGCGTTCCAGCTGCTGTATCGCAGTTTCCAACGAGATGTTGGCCGGCAGGGTATGAACGCGTGGCGGAATTCGGGGGGTCAACTGCCGTTTTTGCAAATCATGGATAAACCTTTCCTTGATTGCTCCTGTGATCAGGTTGACTCCAAGGGAATGAATTTCGTCTTTTTTTCGGTCGCAGATGTATTGCACCTTGCAATTCAAACACAACCACGGGACGTAAGAAAGCGGTTGACGGTCCGAGCGTTCGCTGTCCGCCTCCTCGTACAGGCGGGTCCATTGCCCGTGTTTTGCCGCTGAGGAAAAAATCTGCGCCATTCGCGGCGTGCCAAAGCGCAAATCTTCCCCTTCCACTCCCTCAGGCGTTTGCTGCCGGTCAAAAATGAATGTCAGGGTCATGGTTTGCGGTGTTTGCCCCATTCGTTCCACAAAGGACCAGTAAAGAGGCCGGTTGGTCAGGTCTTTGTCGGCCATTTCGGAGAGTTTCACCCGAAGATGTCCGGGACTGGTTTCAAGAATATGGCTGTTGGTGGCCTGGAAATAGCGGAAAACATAGTGTTGAAGCTGGTTGACATGCACCTCTATCACCTGATTCGGGACTGACGTTGCGCCTCCTTTACCCGTTGGCCGAGCGCGCTTAATTCTTCTGTCAGGGCGGCGTCATCCGCCGCCTTGAGCAGGATGTCGGTGAGGCGTTTTTCAAAGGTTTTAGATAAGTGGAGGCGTTCCAGGATCTCATCCAGTTCGCCGATGACCATCTCGAAGAGGTTGATTTTCTCATAGAGGAGATGGAGGATATGCGCTTCAATCGTGTCTTTGGTCGTGAGATTGTAGATTTGGACGTCGTGTGTTTGGCCCAGCCGGTGAACACGCCCGATGCGCTGTTCGAGACGCATCGGATTCCATGGCAGGTCGTAATTGATGATATGGTGGCAAAACTGCAGATTGATTCCCTCACCGCCCGCCTCTGTCGCCACCAATACCTGGGCGCGGTTTTGAAACAGGTCTTTCATCCAGTCCTTTTTTCCCCGGTTGAAGCCGCCGCGGAACGGGACGGAGCGAATCCCTTGCTCCGTGAGCAGGCGAATGAGAAATTCTTGTGTCGCCCGGTACTCGGTGAAGATGATCACCTTGTCGCCGATTTCTTTCACCAGTTCAATCGCTTTTTGGCCCTTGGTGTGATGCTTGACCTGCTTGGCCACATCGACGAGCCGGAAGATGTCTGCCCGCAAAGGTGAGTCTTCAGGCAGTTTCTTGAACAGATTGACCAGGGTGACAAAGACTGCATCCCGGCTGCTGCAGACCTCACGCTGCAGCGTGATTAAGGAAAAAACGCTGGGGCGCGTGCCGGTTTTAAGCGGCGACTGGTTGCGCACAAACTGGGTGACTGCATCATACAACTCCCGTTCTTCAGGGGAGAGGTCCAGGTAGATGCTTTCCACCCGCCGATCCGGAAAAGGAATCGATTCTTCGCTGCGGCGGTTGCGAATCATGACATGGGACAGGCGTTTTTGAAGTTCCGTTTCGTTTTTCGGGAGACGTTCCCCCGCCATAAATTCTTGGGCAAACCGGCTCTGTGTTCCCAATTGTCCCGGTTTGAGCAAGGTGATCAGGTTGAACAGCTCTTTGAGGTTATTTTGCAGCGGCGTTGCCGTGAGCAGCAGGCAATATTTTTTGTTGATTTGGCTGACAAATTGATAGTTGATGGTTTTCGGGTTTTTCAGCTTGTGCGCCTCGTCGATGACCAGTATGTCGAACGGGGTATCCAGCACCTTTTGCCGGTTGGGTTCGCGTTTGGCGGTATCCATGGAAACCACGAGGATGTCGGCGTAATCCCACATGTACGGTTTTTTGTAGGCGACAGCCGGGATGTGAAATTTCTGGTTCAACTCCCGCGTCCATTGCAGGACGAGCGAGGCGGGAACCAGGATCAGCACTTTTTTGGCCAGTCCCCGGATCAAGTATTCCTTGATGATCAGTCCGGCTTCAATGGTCTTTCCCAGACCCACTTCGTCAGCCAGGATGGCCCGTCCGCGCATCTGGTTCAAAACCTTTTTCGCCGTATCCAGTTGATGGGGATAGGGCGTGAGATGGGGAAGGTGCATCAGGCATTGCAATTCCTCAAAAGAGCGGACTGCGGTCTGTTCGGCCGCTTCAAAAGCCAGCTGGAACATTTCCCAGGAGTGCCAGGGGCCATCCTCTTCCACCCGTTGACGAAAGGAATCCAGCCATTCCAGCGAAAAGCGGATCGGGATATCCTGTTTCGTCACGAGCTCCTGCTCTGTCATGGCCATTCCATGTTCCTCCGTTCGTCGATATTCAAGTCTTATCTTGCCCTGTTGCAGGAGCTTTCATGTGTGAAATTTTTTTTGACGAGGCAGATCTGAGATATGGTAAAATGTGCATAATCGGCCTTGAAAGAAAATTTTTGTCAGATTGGGATGAGGGTGGCAAATGATTCGTCTGGCGTTGCATCGTACGTTACTTTTGTTTTTGCTGCTGTTTTCGCTTGTCATAGGGGGATGCGGCTTTTTGGAGAAAGATGATCGGTCGCAAGCACCACCCATTGCCGAGAAGGAATCAGCCAAGCCGCAGAGCAAACCTCCTCAACCACAAACGCAGCGCGAACCTCCTGAACCGCAAGTCCGGGTCAGCCGTGCCACGCTGGCAGCGGTCGGAGATATCCTGCTTCATCGCTCCGTGATTCGGGATGCCCAAAAGGGGGACACTTACGACTTCAACAAGATGTTCGCGCGGGTCAAACCATACCTGGAGAGCGCGGATATCACGTTTGCCAACCAGGAGTCGCTCATGGGAGGCAGTCATCTCGGCCTGTCGGGGTATCCCCGCTTCAACAGTCCGCTTGAAATCGGCGACACCTTGAAGTGGGCCGGGGTAGACGTGGTTTCGATGGCCAATAACCACGTGTTGGATCGGGGGGAACAGGGGATTCTGCGTTCGATTGGCCGGTGGGTTGAGCTGGGAATGGTGTACGTCGGCGCCAACAAAGATGAAGCAGATCGGGCCCGGATTCGCACGATCGAGCGGAACGGCATCCTCTTTTCCTTTTTGGCTTACACATACGGCACAAACGGGATTCCAGTTCCTGAGGGAAAAAGCTACCTCGTCAACCTGATCGACCGAGACCAGATCGCTGCGGACATTGCGAAAGCCAGGGAAAGCTCTGACGTGGTTGTGGTCAGCCTGCATTTTGGGAACGAATATGTGCGGATGCCGAGCCAAGAACAAAGAGAACTGGCCCAGTTTGTGGCGGATCAGGGGGCGCACGTGATTTTGGGACACCATCCGCACGTCCTGCAACCGTTGGAAGTTTTGCACAGCGTGCAGGGCCATCAGGCGTTGGCCATCTATTCATTAGGCAACTTTATCGCCGCCCAGGACAAATTGCATTGCCAGATTGGCGGCATCCTGCAGGTGGAAGTAGAGAAGAGAGAGTCTCCCGATCACACCACCATCCAGATTCACTCGCCAGCTTTTCTTCCGACTTATATTCACTTCAAAAACTGGAAGGGCTATACCATTATCCCGATGGATCAGCTTACCGATGCGGAACTGCCCAATGCAAAGCAGCATCTTCATGAGATACAGAGCCACCTTTCGCGATATGTCCCCAACCTGCAGCTTATCGCTACAAAGGGGCAATGAGCGGTGAAGGAAAACCGTCTTGTGTCTTTGGAAAAAAACACATATAATGGAGATGCAATCATTTTCGAAATTGAAACGGCAATGAGACAATTGGATAGGCTACCTGGATGACGGTGGAAGGAGAGACTGTCCTTGAGACAGCGCCGAAGGAGCAAGCCCCGGGAGGGGCGAATCTCTCAGGCAAAAGAACTTCCATCCGACAGACCTCTGGAGAGCGCCGCAGGCCACCCAAGGGGTAACTTTGCGCCAGCTGGCAACAAAGCCAAACGGCGGCAAAGGTAAACTCTCAGGTACCCGGACAGAGATGAAGAAGACCCTTCTTTATCTCTGTCTTTTTTTGCTTATTGTGTGGCGCATAATAATGTTGCGTTTTCAAACGGATGCATGAACAGATGCATGTCAAAGGAAGCGGATCAAAAAATGCGCATTAAAGGATGGGTGCCAAATGGAGGGATTGCAAAAGACGCCTCTTTTCTCGTTATATGAGCGTTATGGCGGAAAGGTCGTGGATTTTCACGGCTGGTCCCTGCCGGTGCAGTTTTCGGGGATCTTGAAAGAGCACCAAGCCGTACGTACGCGTGCCGGATTGTTCGACGTCTCACACATGGGCAGGCTGGAGGTGAGAGGACCGGGTGCCTTGTCCCTTTTGAATCACCTGGTGACCAACCAGCTGGAAGGTTTGGCGGTCAACCGGTCCTGTTACACCCCGCTCTGCAGCCCGGACGGGGGCACGGTGGATGATACGCTGGTTTACCGTATGGGAGAGGAGCATTTTCTGCTGGTGGTCAATGCGGCCAATCGAGAAAAGGATCTGGCCTGGATTCAGACTCATGCAACGGGTGGCCACTCAGCACGAGGTGTGACGAAGCATGCCGATCCGACTGCCGGTGTATCTGTCGCAGACCGCACCAACGAGTGGGCGTTGCTGGCCTTTCAGGGGCCTCTGGCCGCTCCGCTGCTGCAAAGCCTGACCGATGCCGATCTTTCAAAAGTGGCGCCGTTTGCGTTTTTGCAGCATGTGCGCGTGGCGGATATACCGGTGGCCATGCTGTCCCGCACCGGGTATACCGGGGAAGACGGTTTCGAACTGATGGTCAGGCATGAAGACGCTGCGCGGTTGTGGGAGCGGCTGCTTGAGGCAGGGGAGCCGCACGGGGTCATTCCCTGCGGCCTGGGCGCCCGGGATACGCTTCGGTTTGAAGCCGGGTTGCCTCTGTATGGGCAGGAGCTGTCGCCCGAGATCAGTCCGCTGGAGGCGGGGCTGGGTTTTGCCGTGAAGTGGGAGAAAGGCGAGTTTATCGGCCGCGAGGCGCTTCTGCGGCAGAAAGAGGAGGGCGTTCCCAGGAGGCTGGTGGGACTGGAGATGCTGGACAAGGGGATCCCCCGCACCGGGTATCCTGTTTTCGCCGGGGACCGGCAAATTGGCCGGATCACCAGCGGGACCTATGCCCCCACGCTGAAGAAAAACCTCGGGATGGCCCTGATTCGGTGGGAATATGCGCAAATGGGCCAGCATCTGGAGGTGGAGGTGCGGGGGAAGAGACTGCGGGCCCAGGCGGTGAAAAAGCCGTTTTACCGGCGTCAAGCCGATCGTTCACGTTGAATCGGCGGCAATTGGTAACAGAATATATGTTACGTAAACTTTCAAGAATCAAGTGTGTTGTTGAAAGAGGGAGGGATCACGCAGTGGGTTTTCGCTACCTGCCGACTACAGAGTCGGATCGCAAAGAGATGCTGGAGGCGATCGGTGTCTCCGGCATTGACGAACTGTTTGCGGAAATTCCCGAAACCATCCGCATGCGCGGGGATTTGGGGATTCCCAAGGCGCTTTCTGAACCGGAGCTGCACCGCTATTTCAACCGTCTGGCGGGCAAAAATCTGGATTTTGACAAAGTGGTCTCTTTTCTGGGGGCGGGGATGTACGAACACCACATTCCGGCCGTGGTCAGCCATCTCCTTTCCCGCGGCGAATTTTACACGGCCTACACGCCATACCAGCCGGAGATCAGTCAGGGTGAGCTGCAGGCGATGTTTGAATTCCAGTCGATGATCTGCGAGCTGACCGGAATGGAAGTGGCCAATTCTTCGATGTATGACGGAGCGACGGCTTTGGCGGAAGCGGCAGGCCTGGCCTGTGTGGCGACGCGCCGGAAAAAGGTGCTCGTCTCGCGGTCCGTCCACCCGGAAGCCAAGGCCGTTTTGCGCACTTACCTGCGCGGGATGGGATTTTTTCTCGAGGAGATCCCGTATGTACAGGAGGGGCCTGATTCAGGGAGAACCTCTCTCGACGACTGCACTTCCCGGGTTGATGAAACGACAGCGGCCGTGATCCTGCAGTCCCCCAACTTTTTCGGCATCATCGAAGACGGGGAAGCATTTGCCCGCCTCATCCACGACAAAGGGGGACTGATGATTGCCTTGGTCAACCCGATCACGCTGGGGCTGCTCAAACCGCCGGGAGCATGGGGGGCCGATCTGGTCGTCGGAGAGGCCCAGCCGCTTGGCATTCCTGTTTCCTTTGGCGGTCCGAGTTGCGGTTTTTTCGCGGCCAGACAGGAACACCTGCGACGGCTTCCAGGCCGGATCGTCGGGCAGACGGTGGATCGGGATGGGAAAAGGGGTTTTGTCCTGACGTTGCAGGCACGCGAACAGCACATACGAAGGGAAAAGGCCACCTCCAACATTTGTTCCAACCAGGCGTTGAACGCCTTGGCAGCAGCCATTTACTTGTCGGCGATGGGCAGACAGGGGATGGTGGAGGTGGGGAGATTGAACGTGCAGAAAGCCCACTACGCGCGCCAAAAGCTGTCCGCCGTTCCTGGCGTGGAGAGCCGTTTTGCCGCACCGTTTTTCAACGAGTTTGTCCTGAAGCTGCCCAAGCCGGTCGAGGAGGTCAGCCGGAGCTTGCTGAAGGAAGGCATCCTGCCCGGCTACGATCTGGGACGCGATTATCCGGAACTGTCCGATCATTTGCTGGTAGCTGTCACGGAAGTTCGGACAAAAGAGGAAATTGACCATTTTGTCACGGCATTGGAGGGATTGGTATGAACCCGGTCAATCAGCCCCTGATTTTTGAACGTTCTTCGCCCGGACGGATAGCCTGCAGCCTGCCGGAGTCAGACGTTCCTGTCCGGCCGGCTGAAGAACTGCTTCCGCAGCCGCTTCTCCGCCAGGAGCCGCCCGCCTTGCCCGAAGTGTCGGAGCCGGATCTGATCCGTCATTACATGGCGCTTTCGCGGATGAACCATGGCGTGGACAACGGGTTTTACCCGCTGGGTTCCTGCACGATGAAATACAATCCGAAGACCAATGAAGAGGTGGCCCGCCTGGCCGGCTTCAGCAAGATCCATCCGTACCAGCCGGAGGAGACGGTGCAAGGGGCGCTTCAGCTGATGTACGAGCTGCAGGAGGCGTTGGCCGCGATCACCGGCATGGACGCCGTCAGCCTGCAGCCGGCTGCCGGTGCGCAGGGTGAGTGGACCGGGCTGATGATGATCCGCGCCTATCTGGAAAGCAGGGGAGAATCCAGGCGAAACAAGATCCTCATTCCGGACACCGCGCACGGCACCAACCCTGCCAGCGCCACCGTGGCCGGATTTGAAACGAAAACGGTGCGCTCCAACGAGCGGGGGCTGGTCGATCTGGAAGCTTTGCGGGCGGCGCTGGGTCCGGATACGGCTGCCTTGATGCTGACCAATCCCAATACGTTGGGGCTGTTTGAGGAGGAGATT
This genomic window from Bacillus thermozeamaize contains:
- a CDS encoding ribosomal protein L11 methyltransferase; translated protein: MKWAEIRIHTSAEASEAVANIFHEAGVNGVVIEDSAALDRSWEDRFGEIYQLEPNDFPDEGVIIKAYLPDTPSLEDKIQAIQREFLALQEHGLSLGPKQLSVVKISQADWENEWKKYYKPLAITERITIKPLWEPYTRKHEKELVIEMDPGMAFGTGSHPSTILSIRALEKHVQTGHEVVDIGCGSGILSVVAAKLGAKKVLALDLDEVAVEATRQNARLNHLADRIEVRQNNLLDDVKGNYDVVVANIIAEVIIRLASAVPARLKAGGCFIASGIIAAKKEEVLVALEQAGFRRFEDERLDDWVAICARV
- a CDS encoding ATP-dependent helicase, producing MPIRFSLEWLDSFRQRVEEDGPWHSWEMFQLAFEAAEQTAVRSFEELQCLMHLPHLTPYPHQLDTAKKVLNQMRGRAILADEVGLGKTIEAGLIIKEYLIRGLAKKVLILVPASLVLQWTRELNQKFHIPAVAYKKPYMWDYADILVVSMDTAKREPNRQKVLDTPFDILVIDEAHKLKNPKTINYQFVSQINKKYCLLLTATPLQNNLKELFNLITLLKPGQLGTQSRFAQEFMAGERLPKNETELQKRLSHVMIRNRRSEESIPFPDRRVESIYLDLSPEERELYDAVTQFVRNQSPLKTGTRPSVFSLITLQREVCSSRDAVFVTLVNLFKKLPEDSPLRADIFRLVDVAKQVKHHTKGQKAIELVKEIGDKVIIFTEYRATQEFLIRLLTEQGIRSVPFRGGFNRGKKDWMKDLFQNRAQVLVATEAGGEGINLQFCHHIINYDLPWNPMRLEQRIGRVHRLGQTHDVQIYNLTTKDTIEAHILHLLYEKINLFEMVIGELDEILERLHLSKTFEKRLTDILLKAADDAALTEELSALGQRVKEAQRQSRIR
- a CDS encoding capsular biosynthesis protein codes for the protein MIRLALHRTLLLFLLLFSLVIGGCGFLEKDDRSQAPPIAEKESAKPQSKPPQPQTQREPPEPQVRVSRATLAAVGDILLHRSVIRDAQKGDTYDFNKMFARVKPYLESADITFANQESLMGGSHLGLSGYPRFNSPLEIGDTLKWAGVDVVSMANNHVLDRGEQGILRSIGRWVELGMVYVGANKDEADRARIRTIERNGILFSFLAYTYGTNGIPVPEGKSYLVNLIDRDQIAADIAKARESSDVVVVSLHFGNEYVRMPSQEQRELAQFVADQGAHVILGHHPHVLQPLEVLHSVQGHQALAIYSLGNFIAAQDKLHCQIGGILQVEVEKRESPDHTTIQIHSPAFLPTYIHFKNWKGYTIIPMDQLTDAELPNAKQHLHEIQSHLSRYVPNLQLIATKGQ
- a CDS encoding glycine cleavage system protein T; the protein is MEGLQKTPLFSLYERYGGKVVDFHGWSLPVQFSGILKEHQAVRTRAGLFDVSHMGRLEVRGPGALSLLNHLVTNQLEGLAVNRSCYTPLCSPDGGTVDDTLVYRMGEEHFLLVVNAANREKDLAWIQTHATGGHSARGVTKHADPTAGVSVADRTNEWALLAFQGPLAAPLLQSLTDADLSKVAPFAFLQHVRVADIPVAMLSRTGYTGEDGFELMVRHEDAARLWERLLEAGEPHGVIPCGLGARDTLRFEAGLPLYGQELSPEISPLEAGLGFAVKWEKGEFIGREALLRQKEEGVPRRLVGLEMLDKGIPRTGYPVFAGDRQIGRITSGTYAPTLKKNLGMALIRWEYAQMGQHLEVEVRGKRLRAQAVKKPFYRRQADRSR
- a CDS encoding glycine dehydrogenase (aminomethyl-transferring), whose protein sequence is MGFRYLPTTESDRKEMLEAIGVSGIDELFAEIPETIRMRGDLGIPKALSEPELHRYFNRLAGKNLDFDKVVSFLGAGMYEHHIPAVVSHLLSRGEFYTAYTPYQPEISQGELQAMFEFQSMICELTGMEVANSSMYDGATALAEAAGLACVATRRKKVLVSRSVHPEAKAVLRTYLRGMGFFLEEIPYVQEGPDSGRTSLDDCTSRVDETTAAVILQSPNFFGIIEDGEAFARLIHDKGGLMIALVNPITLGLLKPPGAWGADLVVGEAQPLGIPVSFGGPSCGFFAARQEHLRRLPGRIVGQTVDRDGKRGFVLTLQAREQHIRREKATSNICSNQALNALAAAIYLSAMGRQGMVEVGRLNVQKAHYARQKLSAVPGVESRFAAPFFNEFVLKLPKPVEEVSRSLLKEGILPGYDLGRDYPELSDHLLVAVTEVRTKEEIDHFVTALEGLV